TTATCttcacactttttatataaaagagatgtATATTCCTAAAAACTTTTACGTTTGATACTttgatttactttatttttattccTCCAAAATGTAGCAGTACCTTATATTCTTCTTTAATTCTCTGGTCAACTTGAAAGGTAAAAAGAAAGAAAGTAGGCAGATCTTAGAGCAACATATGAATTTACCAGGCAGATCGATCAATAGGTACATAATAGATGAAGATATAtaactaactaaataaataataacagtAGATAGATAGGTACATAGATAGATAGATAGGAAAAGAAAAAATGAGAAATATATCAAGATACTttgtcttttaaaaaaaaataaagtcctCAAAATTTGTAAAGATTTTTATTCAACTCATGGGAActagggatgcacattttccctGTGGGGATGGGGCCATGCGGGGACTCGCTCCATTAGGGGCGAGGAATCCCCATCTAAATGGGGAACGGGGCGGGGACGGGATGACTTTAATACCCGAATGTTAAATGGGGTGGGGACGGGGATAGCACTCCCTGCCCCGACGGGgcccgtttaaatttttataatattttatatgtatttatatctttttttatgtgtttttgtagtatattagtaacttttttaatattttaaattttatttaggatagtgtttaatattttaaataataaatattgtgcaatattttaatttacatataatttatgatttttattttaaaatttatttttaaataaatgagttACCCGTGGGGATTTCCCGCTCCAATAGGGGATTCCCCACTCCGTCCCCGACAGGGAATAAGCAGGAATGGGGCGGGGAACAaggattaaaaatataaatggagATGGAGACGGGGATGGGGACGGGGACGGGGGGAGCACTCCCCGCCAATTCCCCGGCCCGtgtgcatcattgggaacgtgtATAAATTCTTGATTTACTCTTATTAGTCATaccttaatatatataataacacCATAGTTTTGACTATTTGCTAAATTCTTTACTCTCCTACCACATTTATATTGATCTCATATATCTCTCAGAAGTTAAATACTTAAATCCcatagctttgaaaacaaaaggCTTACAAATTTATAGTATGTGATTTTGTTGATGTTCCTTATTAGATAATTTCTTCTTGTTAAGAATGTTTCTTTTATCTTTTATAGATATATAATTTCGTATAAGAAAATTTAAATACAGAtctattcttttttattttcaggCATATAGATTTTACTAATAGAAAGAATTAAGGTGAACATGACTTTAGATTTGTTGAACGGTTTTGTAGAGGAATTAAATACTAAAAGACAGAGGCACCGAAAAAGGATGATGTAACACAAGAGAAGTAAAGGGCGGAGGAGTCAATAATTTGGTCAGCAAATGTTAGTTTAACGACCAAAACAGTCTTCTTAAAACAAAGCACAGGGAACAATAACAAGAAAATGAATGCTCTTCTATTACAAGCTCCATACAAAGAAATCCCTGAAATGATTTGAACTTAACAAATCATAATGTTTTGAAAAACAATATAATTGAATTAAGTAGTTCATTTTGGTTTTTGAGGGGATGGTCATAGAATCACAGCCTATCAATTATGAGGACTTCATTCATATGGAGCCAATGAGCTACTGCGGTCTAACTAGTAACTACTCCAGTCCTGACTTTTCTTGAGCTTCCCATGTCTTGGACTGATCGACCATTCAATATATTATAATGTTGTAGGGTAGGGTTGGTTGGGTTGGGTGCATTTATTTGGAATGCACATTGGGATACTTTCAGAGCAATCAATGAACCCAAAGGGGCAGCTCCTGCTTTCACCTGCACCGACAAGTCAGAACTCTTAAACCAtactatttatataaatattatttacacacacagaaagagagaaagagagagagatattACCTCACTTCTTCTGAATTTTCTTCTGTTTTCCACATGACATCTTTTAAGCCTGATGAGAAGCTCTTATAGAACTGCAAAAATGGGAAGAGAAGTGGGGAGCCCAGATCAATAAATATGGTTTCAAGGTGGTCATCTTAATGATCGAGCCACTTAAATCTTTCATTTTGTATGGCTGGGAAACTTGGAAAAAAAGTGGTACAGTTTTTTGCATTTATGGCTTCTGTTTCTGTTGCCAGCCTAATAATTTAAGTAACGCTCAAGTTGAGCTTAATAAATTAGAATCACAAAACTGTAGCAACTTGCCTTGTGAAACTCAAGTGTATCACCACCAGTTTTCCGAAGCTCTACCATGTGCAAGGAGGGTGCCACCTCGAATACCTGGAGTTGGAAAATAAAGTACTAATAATAGTAAGTACACCAACCAATTGCTATGTTTCATTGTCATGTAAATAAAGTTAATAGTAGTTTTTAGTCCTCAGAAAAGCTTTTGTATTGGAAAGATTAAATGCAATATTTCCTTAATGACATACCTCAGTGGCTACAGAGAGATGCCCCTTTCTTCCAGTTTTATCACCTTGCAACTTCATCTGTAATCATGTAATCGTATAATTAACGGTGTAAACTTGCTTAATATGCTTGTAAAAACTAAGTCACGGTAGTATAAAAAGGGGAACCGAACAAACGAAAAAGGTTAATCACAATTTATCCTTAGAGTGGATGTAAGCAATTTGGCTAAACCATTATATTTAATGATGTGTCTTCTTTGAATACTCGTTATTTTCTATTACATATTCACTAAATTCACCCGAGCACTTGCTATATGTTTGTGCTGACCAAAAATCTTTGTCAAGAACGGGAAAGAATAAATGGAACTAGAGAGGAACATAATAGACTACCTTGTAGTTCTGCTTGCGAATATTAAAGCCTAGAGGCTTTGCTGCTTCCTCAATCTTATCCATGATTTCATTTGCAGGGCGCTGAGAAGTGAAACGGGTTTCTCTCTTCACAAGTCCCTTTATCACAAAATTCAAATCAACATAGGAATAAATTAGCAGCAACACAAGCACATGAACTGAAATGGGAAGTGGCATCTACACTGAAACTCTTTAATTTTTCCAGTGGCTAGATACCCCAACATGTATTTAAATTCACATATGAGAATGCTATATATGTTCAAACATGGAGGATGAGAAAACCAGGGAATCTTATGATATACTCACCGACTGCTTCTCAAATAGATTCTCAAGATTAAAACTTTGTGATCTAGATATAAGCTCAAAAGCATTCATTGAAACAGGTTTCTCCTTCTTTTCTGTTATTAATCCTTCCTGCAATATCAACAAATAAATTATTAAGTAGTTTATGTTGGTACTAATTAATTTGTTCTCTAATCTCATTGCTGTATATTAATTAAGCTGACTGAATTTGTTGTTACATACAAAGCACCAACAACATATATGTATAATGTAATGTGCTGTGTTGTGTTGTGTCAAGgtgaaaaaaaatgtttagaaaagtGACATTCATTTATCATCACACTGCATTGGTTGCGGTAAATAACACCAGTTGATTTCTTTATCAAGAGAAAGAGACTGACACATGACCAAAAAAGTTCACCTTCGAGTCATTGAAAGCAGCATCGATATCATCAAGATTTACATCCTCTTCCTTTTCAAAGCGTGCCTGCCGGTACCCTTTTTTGAACCATTCATCTTGTAAGATTTCAGAAATTGTAATTCGCTGCcaaaaaaattaacaataacaAAAGCCAACCAATAAAAAAAAGTGTTTAGAATATAAATACATCATAGTAGATGAGTGTTGTATAAGAACTCACTGTAAGAGGATTCGGATCAAGAATACGCTTGATCAGTTTCTTTGCACCAGATGAAAACCATGGTGGACATCCAAATTCAGCCTTGCAAATCTAATTTTGATACTCGCGTTAGTGTGTGACGTGACAAttccatcatatatatatataatccacAGAAGGAAAAAAATACATACTTTTTTGTACAAAGCCATGAGATTTGGCTCATCAAAAGGCAGGTAACCAGCCATAAGGACAAATAGAATAACCCCACAAGACCAAACATCAGACGATGTGCCATCATAACCTTTACTAGTGAGCACCTGGCATAAAACTAATATCCGTAAGTAatgcatatatacatattatttttGCAAGCTATGATGTGTGATTATTATTGTAGCAAATAAATTCTTCTTTTAAATAAAGAACTTTGTCCAAGATACCTCAGGAGCAACATAGTTTGGTGTCCCACAGGCAGTATGAAGCAGCCCATCTCCCTGCAACAACAAGAATTTGGATATATTATGTTCAAATTCAATTACTCTTTTGGTATGGCACATAAGGAATAAAGAGTGGTAAGACTCGTGAAATTCTACGTGTGATATTTTAACATATATTTGATTTGAAACACTTTTATAAGTTTCTCAAGATAGTGGCTCTTTTCGAGCACCAATTTTGAACTGATGATTATCAATTCTTTTTGGCTTGCTATTGTTTTAAACCGGACTGGTTTGAGTTACTGGACTCTAATATTTTTATGTAagaataaactaaaaaaatggaAGTTTAGATGAGGGAAGGTTATATAATATAAAATGAAAGGTACTGTTtatttcatctcaaaatcaattgACATGAAATAATGTATTGGTATCCTcacataaattttcttatattAAGCCTCTTGGTTCGTAGAATTTTCAAACTGAACGAGCTCGATTACTGAATAGAATAAATTAACCATGTATTAGTTGAAAGTAATTAGTATTTTCCCTATTAAAACATGTTTCTCTATGACAAGATCTTATGCTAATTTCTAACCCCCTAACAATTAGTATTCAAGGTCCAAATAAATAGAAATTATATGCTCGACTACTCACCCGTACTTGCTGTGAAATTGCACTCAGTCCAAAATCTGAAACTTTAAGGTAACCGTACGAATCTAAAAGAAGATTTTCGGGCTGCAAAAGATGCATTGTACCATGTTAACAATATATCATCATCATAGTCAAAGGTCAATCATTAATTTGGTGTGTGAAATTGAGAAGTGATAGAACAGTAAACAAGTCTATCAAACCTTTAAATCTCTATGAAAAACCCCTCTGCTGTGACAGTAGTCGACAGCATTTATTAGCTGCTGGAAGTAAGTTCTGGCTTCCTCCTCTTTAAGTCTCCCATGTTTGGCCTTTATTAAGAGGTAATCAAACAGAGGATCAGACAAATGTTACACTAAAGTAAGCAAGAAAATGACTCATGATGCCCAGTAAGATCAACCCAAAAAGCAAAACTTACTATTTTGTCGAAGAGCTCGCCACCATCCACAAACTCAAGAACAATGTAAATTTTGGTTTTGCTTGCCATAACCTGATATGCATTAATGTATAAGAACATAAGACCGATGTGGATTCAAAAATTATTTCAACATTTATAATAATTTGAGGAGAGAAATGTCACTAGAACTAAGATTGTAGTTCTATCTTAAAATTAATTGGTGTTAAATGAAGtaatattttctttcataaaaatattgttattatgatatattttccAATGTGATTTTTTTCACATCTAATAGGTCCATCACATTTGGTTCGAAAATGTGGATATTATAAACGACTTGGATACAACATGATTGAACGTAAATATTTGATAGAATATCACAAGGCTGACTTggaaaatttgtgtgaatattgGACATTATAAAATTGGTCGAAAAATTTGTGTAATACACACCGTCCAAAACAGGTTATAGAATCTAACATACATTAGAAATGGTCACAAATCGAAGTTAAGAATGGAGTGCAATAGAAATCGAATCTGCTCTTGATACCATATTACAATTTAAGATTTcatcttaaaattaattagtgTTAAGTGATTAAGAATGTTGTACCTCAAAAagtttcaagacatttgggtgtTTGATCAGCTTCATAGTTGAGATCTCTCTCTTAATCTGCAAATACGTACAAGTATAATTAATTAAGCAAAAATATGCCGGCAAATTTGTCATTCCTGGTTGACATTAGCATAACTATAGATTGACTTTAGAGAGTGAAAATACTGTTCacttattattctcaaattaatATTAACTAATAATTGAATAATGAAGACAAGCACACTCATCTCACAAATTCCACAAAATTATCATTATTTGCaatcatacaaattaaaaaatgatCGGGTCCCACATAAAAAGAAATTGAATAATTGATATCAATACACATCATATTTTGGTGGGTGGGTGTGTGTGATTTGTGAATGTGTCAAACATTAATctgaattttaataaattaatataacaAAAGGTTCAAATACAACTACGTGGAACGCGTGCAGTGTGTAAGTATATAATGTAATGTAACAGCCTTTTTTGTTTTAACGTTcgtaatataatattataataataaaaaaaaaatataaaaaggaACAACATTAAAACATGcaaaggagagagagaaagagaatttACTGAAACCCATGAAAAACGGTATATTCTTAAATACAGCAACAGATTTAATAGCCACGTGGAATCTAATCGAATGTCAGATACCATACAAATCATCCCACGTCTCTATTTTTTTTTGGGGGGTTCTGTATTATTTAGCTACAATGAAACACATAATTATTGCTTTttcaaaaaaaggaaaaaaaaacttgtCGAATCAAAATAACTTAATCAATAATTGAGTTTTCCTGAGATaacttgaagaaaaaaaatgaaagaacagaggaagaagaagatgcgAGCGTCACCATATATAAGCATATATAAGgtaggaactaagaataggaacgAAGGAAACGAAACGAACCTGTTCGACCATCTTGTGGCGGAGGATTTGGTCGCGGTCGAGGATTTTGATGGCGACGAAATCTCCATTCTCGACGTTCTTGGCGAACTTGACCTTGCCGAAGCTTCCCTCGCCCAGGGTTCTTCCCAGTTCGTACTTCCCCACGCGTGTGCGCGTAGTGTTCCTGGTTTTGCCGTTCATTTTTGTGAAAATCTTGAGTCTTGGATCGATATATTAAAGCTATGGTATTGTGTTGTGTTGTGTTGTGTTGGGGAGatatgaagaagagaagaaaagatgaagatgaagaagGAACGAAGATATGGGATGGTATTTGATTAGTGATTGGGATTCAGTGTACAGAGCGTGTGGGGCCCAGAGAAGTATACGGATACGGATGCGGGGCCCCAAATCATCTCTATCTCTATTCTCATCTCATTTATTACAACGTACAATGTCTTCACGTGCTCCACTCTTTTTATTCTCATTTCTGTTTGTTTACCCAAAACATCCCTCCTCCCCTCTTCAACTTTTTTCTATCAACTTTCTCTAAAtacctttcttgttctttttttacAAACTTTCTCTAAATATATTTTCAAGTATAATAATTTTGCTCACTCATCCCATTTCTACCATTTTATTTCCTATTTTATAATTTGACACCTGAATTATGCCAacaatttataatatttaaatgaagtACACATATCAACCACTACTAAATACATTTTTATCGAATAATATATTTCAATTCCTTTAACAAAAAGATTGTCAAATTGAAGAAGAGTTGAAATAGCTCAGGTTATTCACCCGATCACTTTGTAAGTGGTTtttaacaaacaaacaaaaaagggaagaaaaaaaatattgctATCTTATTATCATTATGTTCTAAAATGGAGGCAATTTGCTTTAATGTGTATTAATATATAGTCTTAAAATAAGTAATAATAACAATCGAGTTTATGAGGATTTTATCCTTAAGAAGAATGCTACATTATTGTATACTTgtgaaaacaaaaacaaaataataataataataataataataataataataataataaatctcaTGTTATGTCTGTGtcattgtattttaaaattttgcTTAATGTAGAATAATACTTGGCTGCGCCACTGATAATtagtattaaaaaataaaaaatactgtTTTAATCGAGAAAACTCAGTAAAGTATCATCCAATTAAGTGGAAATTTAGTTAGCCATCGTATACAAAGTACACCTCATAGGAATTTAGAAAAATGATAAGAGTTGATAATTTTTCGCTGTCTTTATTCATTCGTGTACCAATATTATCCGTGAAAATATATATCAAAGCAAAATGGATGATCTTATCTCTTTATTagccaaaaacaaaaaaaaggaagatattagcaacaaaaaaaaaagcaatcATAATTAAAACTTCACTAATAAAAATCATATACAAATAAACGAGCGGCCAATGATAGAACTTTTAAAGCAAAGAAAAATGATTCTTACAGCATATTTTCTTActagcaaaagaaaaaaaaaccaatagTCTACTAGTATACGTTTTTGGTTTTTGAATGTTTAATAGTTTCTAAACCAAACGTGGTACTTAAATTAAGGGTGCCTTagtaaaatgtttttttttaataagtaATTTAAATTTGGGATTTGGCTTTATGGAGAGAGATGTAATACCAGTACTATATTATATCTTTCAAATGTAgcaataaatttatatattgcAGAAATTAAGAGGAACGGGCCAAGAGATTCTAATAATTCACGTGTATGTAAATTTGACAACAAATAGAGGGTATTTATGTAATTAAATGCATGGCCAAATTGGTAATTACACTTGAATACAGGACCCACGTTTTTTTCCTTGGCTGAAATACTGACCCGCTTACGTGGCCGGAAGTGAGGTAGGAGTAGGACGCAATAATTGAAAACGTCCAAAATTGTAATTGTCTTCATGTTCCCCataattattgaattaattaatcGTCAATTTACTTTGCGTCGGATATTGTTTTATAtggcttcattattatttgtggTATTAGGAGTTATTCGGGTGCTCAAAATGAATTAAAATCAGCTTCTTTTTTTCTCAAGTCTTCTTATTTGTTTCACTAATAGAAGAAATAATAATTCACTTCAAATATTAACTATAAATACATAAATTCAATTCCAATATGTTTCCAAAAATTAGATTCTAATTAGATTGAGTTGGGTAAATAATGGTGTAAAAAATTATTTGACTAattcaatttaataataatttatacATTATCTATTATTAAATACTCGATTAAAACATATCAACTAATAATCAAGAATCAGTGTTGCAACTCCTTAGGATTTTTTTGAAATTGGTATAAAATGTTGAAAACCAGTTAAAAATATTTGGTATTGAATTCAATCGGATTAGattgaatttttatttatttttatttttatgatgatgatgatgatgagaagGTGGTGAGTAAATTAATAAGTTGCAATTTTGGAGTGGACACTGGACAGAAGTGCCGATCGAGCTTATCCGCCTCGACCTCATGAGTGACGTGAACCGGTGGACTACTCTGTCCACGCATATTCGAGTGGGAGAGAATGTTCTGATGCAAATTAATTGCCTGTGGACTGATCATTTCGCTTACAGTGTGGCTTTTTATTTTTAGGACCCATTTCTTTAGATTAGATATTATTGTCATGGTATCAAGCTAATTTGTTAGCGGGTATTTGATTCATAGTGATCTAAAATGTGAGTCAAGCACAGATTTGCATAGTACGAAAAGATATttgacattaaaaaaaaaataagtgagTTGAAAAAATAGATTATTTGTGGTAAGGTGATTCAAGATTAGTGAACGAAAAATTGCCACTATCTTGAGGGAGATATTAAACTATGGTATCTCAAatagaataagtacaaaaatattgaacaattaataaaaatatgtGTAATTGCACTAATcactaattaaattttaaattttagataGAGCCTCGTAACTTTTGTAACATATATACGTCTTTACTTCACAAATAGCTTAGGTTGACATTTCAGTTAACCCTATTCGATCGTTTTCACACTCCTAAGCCGGCCGTTCTTAGACAGAATTTTAAATCTTTTTCAATCAAGTCTAAGAAATCTGCGAGAAAGCTAATCCATTTTCGATTCGTGAACTTTATAAGTTATGTTCGTTGTACTGAAGAGATATATATGGTCATGTCATGGTAATAATATATGcatttgagtttattttttttacaatttaaaaATGCAAGTAGTAGGATTGTACGTGTAGAGTGAAAGTGACGTGCAAATCTAGAAGTGATTTTGGGTAAGAGCTAAGACCTCTTTGACTTATTCTTCTCCTCAAGTTTCCTTCTCCTATACATCCCAATTATAATTAATTCGATAAATCTCTTTCTTCCTCGTGGAAAAAATACTCAACCACAAAAACAACGATACAGTCTGGAACAAAACTTAACCAAACAAAATTGGAGATTCAGAAGAATAATATATAATACTAATATTATTTAAGAAAAAGGGCCAAGTATTATGAGCGGCACAAAGTTTCTTTACCTGGGGATATCTCAGATACTAGCCTAGCCTAGCTAGCTTACTACATAAATGTtgaacatttgaatttaataggCAAACAATTAAGGGAGACAATATAGTCATTCCCATAAATATAACAAGTGTGCTTCTATATACACCCATTTCTAAAAGAATCTATTGGTTCTCTTTAACatatcttttttaaaaaaaaaaataatattacaaaattacacattaataaataactatatattttttaatttataatatattatttaaataaaattaaaatattttaccACTCTCaattaaaaatattgattttttaaaaataaaaaccaatcacaatttttaaataaaaataagaacaaatataaatatgaataatttAAATTACAATTTTTATAATCAAATTCATTAATGAAATCACAATGTTCAATTTTTAtaattgtaaaaattaaaatgtctaaaaattattttaaaattgataAATTATTTGCTTTAATTGTAGTTGTGATAAAAATACATtgtattatttcttaatatttaaGGAGGATACTTATgtcaatttattaaaattatatatatatatatataatgaaagtTAATTAATGAAAAGAGGTGTAGAGAGAAAAAAGAGATGCAAGTAGCAACACCCATGCATATAAGAATATAACATTTGGTTGTTCTATTTTATTGTCTTTAATACTAGTTTACAAATTACACCTCTatcatttaataaatattaaattattactCTATGTTTGACAAATCACAATACTTTAATTAAGACCTTTGATGACAATGCTTaccataaaaaaacaaaaaacaaaattagCAATTGTAAAATCTAGTCTGATGGAGCAGCAGTAATAAGAACAAAatgaaaacccagaaatttcatataattaaaaacCCAGCAATGAGAACTTGAATTAATTGGAAGCCTAGTGCCAAGAATTCCACAACTCTTTTTGCACTGAGTTATCTGAATATTAAACACATGCACTGTCAAAAATGGATCAAAAGCAGCATAAGAACGAATAAAAAAAGGGGGAAAATTGCTATCACATAAATCTCAAGTGGAGCAACCGTTCCACCCTacccaaaaagaaaaacaagcccaTTTAGATAaccttattaattatttttaaaattaaaaaaacaaatataaaacTAAACGATCATAAAAAATACATTATAAATAGTTTAGAGGATTTCGAATATAGTCTAAATGTTGATTTCTTTTTTCACTGTCAACCTAAGGGGTTAGAAAAAAAATGACAcagagattttacgtggttcaggctataaaagagtcctagtccacaagtctttgatataagtgagtttgaagcttgtttgagcccgCTTCAATGGAGTCTCAGACAGCGTATATATTGCTTTGAGTTGCTTAACTAGCCAAAGTTCTGAACCATTTACAAGAAAATACATCAGccttatttatagaggtaagggtCATTAATATAATGCCCTACttcccttagagtcgttaccatgtgattgtaaaatgtgtcattagctcgctaagtGGGGTATTAGACAAAAAAAGTGtggttaattaaaatgaaaactcGTTTAAATAAGAGTTTGGTGTAAAAGGTCGGTCATTCCTTTAAACCATGAAaaagttacattgggatcccaaaaatactgtttagaaacatatttacaactaaaaaagtTACTCTACAGTCggcctaagcaacaaaatcaacATTGACAACCCactcctcaaaataccccagtcGTAGCGGCCAgttaggccaaacatgtacacaccgcttcatgccctccaactcatggttgatcgatttttttcttgcccttacctgcaccatagagcacccacgagtcgaggctcagcaagagaatctcaagcacaacatacaatagtttatctcaacacataaATACTTAATCAAAAGGCATTAAACAATCTACAAATTGTTATTGGAATACACGATGGCACAACATCACATCATAGCAgtataacaacatataaatacaacaaCATAGCATCATAGCAGTATAACAACACATAAATACAACGACATATCATCATAGCAGTATAACAACACATAAGCACAATGGCATAACATCTTAGCAATACAGTATCACAACATCGATCTCCTCCGCTCGGGGTGCGCTTTCAGGCACAAGGTCTGCGGTCTTAACCGATCGGGTCTGTataacacccttagagggtcttacCCTagtggcctgcattcaacatgcttaacacCGATCCCGGTCCCTTGTCACTTCTGGCTCTTGCCgctcccgactcttgccgatcagtcacaACCACATGGTTAACATAACAGTTATAAGCAATGAATACAACACAACACACCACGTAGATCTATGAGTACAAACAGTTCTCTCACCTGTGTCCTGAACTATTTGAGtcaatgcgatcccgagcacagtcctctaatccgagcctcgttgaaaacctagtcacaatgcattcataacaaccatccatcaagtcctaaaccaataaataatgtcgaaatattaatctagcctttgggaccttggattctactgaactaggtagtagaatccttcccgatccttaacattcgagttcctgagcttaaaaccaCA
This genomic interval from Humulus lupulus chromosome 8, drHumLupu1.1, whole genome shotgun sequence contains the following:
- the LOC133797431 gene encoding CBL-interacting serine/threonine-protein kinase 9, whose protein sequence is MNGKTRNTTRTRVGKYELGRTLGEGSFGKVKFAKNVENGDFVAIKILDRDQILRHKMVEQIKREISTMKLIKHPNVLKLFEVMASKTKIYIVLEFVDGGELFDKIAKHGRLKEEEARTYFQQLINAVDYCHSRGVFHRDLKPENLLLDSYGYLKVSDFGLSAISQQVRGDGLLHTACGTPNYVAPEVLTSKGYDGTSSDVWSCGVILFVLMAGYLPFDEPNLMALYKKICKAEFGCPPWFSSGAKKLIKRILDPNPLTRITISEILQDEWFKKGYRQARFEKEEDVNLDDIDAAFNDSKEGLITEKKEKPVSMNAFELISRSQSFNLENLFEKQSGLVKRETRFTSQRPANEIMDKIEEAAKPLGFNIRKQNYKMKLQGDKTGRKGHLSVATEVFEVAPSLHMVELRKTGGDTLEFHKFYKSFSSGLKDVMWKTEENSEEVR